A genomic segment from Spirochaetota bacterium encodes:
- a CDS encoding aminotransferase class III-fold pyridoxal phosphate-dependent enzyme has translation MKLEAKGTTQSSAAKIKSKTYTYSNSQKLFQRALKVIPCGIPGHFSPAPLVPPTMYPFYAEKAKGSRFWDIDGNEFIDYMCAYGPMVLGYNNPKVEAAASQQRQKGDCMSAPGKIMVDLAEMLCSTIAGADWAFFAKNGGDVTNLAIMIARAATGRKKIVMIKGGYHGVAPWMQGYGHYGVIEEDIANIIGIEWNNVTQFEEAIAANPNGIAGFIATPYHHPTFADSEFPATGYWQRIRELCTKHGIVLIIDDVRCGFRLDMRGSGAYFGFKPDLACYCKAIANGYPISALVGVDALRTVAAKVFYTGSYWYQAVPMAAALATLKELKRINAPVLMNKIGKKLFDGMVKICGQYGYDLKVTGAYSMPYVRITNDPSNILHQEWCAECTARGAYFTSHHNWFVSAAHTDKDIQKTWNIVDDVCQLLKKKYGEKY, from the coding sequence ATGAAACTAGAAGCTAAAGGAACAACACAAAGTTCGGCAGCAAAAATAAAAAGTAAGACGTATACATATTCTAATTCGCAAAAATTATTTCAGCGTGCTTTAAAAGTTATACCGTGTGGTATTCCCGGGCATTTTAGTCCCGCGCCACTTGTTCCACCTACCATGTATCCCTTTTATGCTGAAAAGGCAAAGGGTTCGCGCTTTTGGGATATTGATGGTAATGAGTTTATTGATTATATGTGTGCATATGGTCCAATGGTGCTGGGGTATAATAATCCAAAAGTTGAAGCTGCGGCAAGCCAGCAAAGGCAAAAGGGCGATTGCATGTCAGCACCCGGTAAAATAATGGTGGATTTAGCTGAAATGTTATGTTCTACAATTGCTGGTGCCGACTGGGCTTTCTTTGCCAAAAATGGTGGTGATGTTACCAATTTAGCAATTATGATTGCCCGCGCTGCAACTGGCAGGAAAAAAATTGTCATGATAAAAGGCGGATATCATGGCGTTGCTCCCTGGATGCAGGGGTATGGTCACTATGGTGTAATAGAAGAAGATATTGCAAACATCATTGGTATAGAATGGAATAATGTTACACAGTTTGAAGAGGCAATTGCCGCCAATCCTAATGGTATTGCAGGGTTTATTGCCACACCATATCATCATCCAACATTTGCTGATAGTGAATTCCCTGCTACTGGCTACTGGCAGCGTATTCGCGAACTGTGTACCAAGCATGGCATAGTGCTTATTATTGATGATGTTCGTTGTGGGTTTAGACTTGATATGCGCGGCTCAGGAGCGTATTTTGGGTTTAAACCTGATTTAGCATGTTATTGTAAAGCTATTGCCAATGGTTATCCCATTTCAGCACTGGTTGGTGTTGATGCGCTACGGACTGTTGCTGCAAAGGTTTTTTACACAGGCAGTTACTGGTATCAGGCTGTACCTATGGCTGCCGCTCTAGCTACATTGAAAGAATTAAAAAGGATTAATGCTCCTGTACTTATGAATAAGATTGGCAAAAAACTTTTCGATGGTATGGTTAAAATATGCGGACAGTATGGTTATGATTTGAAAGTTACCGGCGCATATTCCATGCCGTATGTCCGCATTACCAATGATCCAAGCAATATTCTGCATCAGGAATGGTGTGCTGAGTGTACAGCCCGTGGTGCTTATTTTACTTCGCATCACAATTGGTTTGTATCAGCCGCACACACAGATAAGGATATTCAGAAGACGTGGAATATCGTTGATGATGTATGCCAATTGTTGAAGAAGAAATATGGTGAAAAATATTAA
- a CDS encoding SCP2 sterol-binding domain-containing protein, which produces MNYDFIKSRLHLYAVLQNIEDLVQYDEEAKKLIKDWNVVIKFTVKGSGNVNLIFENGKCIVTDSTEKKPDIVLFFTSPAHLNKMFDGKANPIPLKGLTKLGFLTKEFPKLTERLEYYLKPDDNKLKDNKFVTINTIMTLNTALFALKELLLFDPIGKHIAKKIKGSMVMMNVDKGPAVYIEQKDNGFEVHKGYHEQPLAVLQFKSMKIANDFLNGKMDAFSAIASGAVATKGHIEWLDAVSPVLDRIALYLV; this is translated from the coding sequence ATGAATTATGATTTCATAAAATCACGGTTACATCTCTATGCTGTTTTACAAAATATTGAAGATCTTGTTCAGTATGATGAGGAAGCAAAAAAACTTATTAAAGACTGGAACGTAGTAATAAAATTCACTGTTAAGGGTAGCGGAAATGTAAATTTAATTTTTGAAAATGGAAAATGTATTGTTACAGATAGCACTGAAAAAAAACCTGATATTGTGTTATTTTTTACTTCACCTGCACATCTAAACAAAATGTTTGATGGCAAAGCAAATCCCATCCCATTAAAGGGTTTAACAAAACTTGGATTTTTAACAAAAGAATTTCCAAAACTCACTGAACGCTTAGAATACTATCTGAAGCCTGATGACAACAAATTGAAGGATAACAAGTTTGTTACAATAAATACCATCATGACGTTAAACACCGCTTTATTTGCACTGAAAGAATTACTACTTTTTGATCCCATTGGGAAACACATTGCAAAGAAAATCAAAGGAAGCATGGTGATGATGAATGTTGATAAAGGCCCTGCTGTGTATATTGAACAAAAGGACAACGGGTTTGAAGTGCATAAAGGCTACCATGAACAACCACTTGCAGTATTACAATTCAAATCAATGAAAATAGCCAATGATTTTTTAAATGGCAAGATGGATGCATTCAGTGCAATAGCTTCTGGTGCTGTTGCTACTAAAGGGCATATTGAATGGTTGGATGCAGTAAGTCCTGTTTTGGACAGGATTGCTTTATATTTAGTATAA